From the Mangifera indica cultivar Alphonso chromosome 10, CATAS_Mindica_2.1, whole genome shotgun sequence genome, one window contains:
- the LOC123227737 gene encoding L-type lectin-domain containing receptor kinase IX.1-like: protein MSLLLHLNIITVLLSLTVALVTSLSFKYDNFSDKYDDGMSYERAYPDHDRIIKLVTTTVDAGRALYNTSLPLWDKKTGRLTDFTTHFSFVIDSENSSFYGDGMTFFLAPENSTIPTDIAGGSFGLTEDDEPLNSTSNPFVAVEFDIFHNYWDPPGGEHVGIDISSMRSMTNITWWSTSNIEGGLKNEAWINYNSSTQNLSVNFTGFRNNVTVMQYLEYTIDLREFLPESVKFGFSAATGDASAKFSVYTWEFNSTLEAANHSVGRERRGRKITMGLAVGLSIGGAVLVGGFVLVCLVSMRRKRGNQDDEDKQMFSEYIDDDFEKGTGPKGFPYKELAEASDNFNDQHNLDSHLFKENNLTWEMRYKIAQDLASGLLYLHEEWEQCVVHRDIKSSNIMLDSNFSAKIGDFGLARLVEHSKGPPTTVLAGTMGYMAPECVITGKAGKESDVYSFGVVALELACGRKPINPMAKEGEVYMVQWVWELYGSGKLLEAADPRLSEDFDEQKMQMLMIVGLCCAHPDENLRPSIRQAIRVLNSEAPLPVLPPKMPLPTYLAPSGNMPISAFSISYGAIISEGGQNLNQFCAFNSNCHSNSSQSTAFSSASSSAALLNNTH from the exons ATGTCTCTTCTTCTCCATCTTAACATAATCACCGTACTGCTATCTCTTACAGTCGCGTTGGTAACTTCATTATCCTTCAAGTATGACAACTTCAGTGATAAATATGATGACGGCATGTCTTATGAGAGAGCTTACCCTGACCATGATCGTATCATTAAACTAGTAACGACAACGGTTGACGCTGGTCGAGCACTTTATAATACAAGCTTGCCGCTTTGGGACAAAAAGACGGGAAGACTCACAGACTTCACCACCCATTTCTCTTTTGTTATCGATTCTGAAAACAGTTCTTTTTACGGAGATGGGATGACATTCTTCCTTGCGCCTGAAAATTCAACAATTCCTACTGATATCGCTGGAGGCTCTTTCGGCCTTACGGAAGACGACGAGCCCTTAAATTCAACATCCAATCCGTTTGTTGCAGTggagtttgatatttttcacaacTATTGGGATCCGCCTGGTGGTGAGCATGTGGGTATTGATATCAGCTCTATGCGCTCAATGACAAATATTACATGGTGGAGTACGAGTAACATCGAGGGTGGACTGAAAAATGAAGCATGGATCAATTACAATTCAAGTACACAAAATCTGAGTGTTAATTTCACTGGGTTCAGAAATAATGTCACAGTGATGCAGTACCTTGAGTATACAATAGATTTGAGGGAGTTTTTACCTGAGTCGGTCAAATTTGGCTTCTCAGCAGCAACCGGAGACGCATCTGCAAAGTTTAGCGTTTACACTTGGGAATTCAATTCAACCTTAGAAGCCGCAAATCATTCTGTCGggagagaaagaagaggaagaaaaatcaCAATGGGACTTGCCGTGGGACTGAGTATTGGTGGAGCTGTTTTGGTTGGAGGGTTTGTTTTGGTTTGTCTTGTTTCCATGCGTAGGAAGAGAGGCAaccaagatgatgaagataaacAAATGTTCAGCGAGTAtatagatgatgattttgaaaaaggAACTGGACCCAAGGGGTTTCCGTACAAGGAATTGGCTGAGGCATCAGATAATTTCAACGACCAACACAA CTTAGATTCTcatctttttaaagaaaataatttgacaTGGGAGATGAGGTATAAAATTGCTCAAGACCTGGCTTCAGGACTGCTGTATTTACATGAAGAATGGGAACAATGTGTTGTGCATAGAGATATAAAATCAAGCAACATTATGttggattcaaatttcagtgcTAAGATTGGAGATTTCGGATTAGCTAGGCTTGTGGAGCATTCCAAAGGGCCACCAACCACAGTTTTGGCAGGAACAATGGGCTACATGGCTCCTGAATGTGTCATCACAGGCAAAGCTGGCAAGGAATCAGATGTATACAGCTTCGGAGTTGTTGCTTTGGAATTGGCTTGTGGGAGGAAACCAATCAACCCAATGGCAAAAGAAGGTGAAGTCTATATGGTGCAGTGGGTTTGGGAGCTCTATGGAAGTGGGAAACTCCTGGAAGCAGCTGATCCAAGACTAAGTGAAGATTTTGATGAGCAAAAAATGCAAATGTTGATGATAGTTGGGCTGTGTTGTGCTCACCCAGATGAAAATCTCAGGCCTTCGATTAGGCAGGCCATTCGTGTGCTTAATTCTGAAGCTCCATTGCCTGTTCTCCCGCCCAAGATGCCTTTGCCAACATATTTAGCACCTTCGGGGAACATGCCCATATCTGCATTTTCGATTTCATATGGGGCCATTATTTCTGAAGGAGGTCAAAACCTGAACCAGTTCTGTGCTTTTAATTCAAACTGCCACTCCAACTCCTCACAGTCAACAGCATTTTCCAGTGCTTCTTCATCAGCAGCGCTCTTGAATAATACACATTGA
- the LOC123227738 gene encoding uncharacterized protein LOC123227738, with protein sequence MDCVLFLKSLTQGTDFGRGFLVFGRLSQVFNTLLGKSSERTNGLCSNIDFGEEFDANIVSGKCGPPLKLLDDSNSKSTNDVSESVECCEEDELSDVESLRKLVIMERQRANVACRELEKERMAAASAAEEVAFNWINFK encoded by the exons ATGGATTGTGTTTTATTTCTCAAGTCTTTGACTCAAGGGACTGATTTTGGGCGTGGGTTTTTGGTGTTTGGGCGTTTGTCGCAAGTTTTTAACACTTTGTT aGGGAAATCGAGTGAGAGAACAAATGGGTTGTgttcaaatattgattttggTGAAGAATTTGATGCAAATATTGTGTCTGGCAAATGTGGTCCGCCATTGAAGCTCTTGGACGACTCAAACTCGAAGTCGACAAATGATGTTTCGGAATCAGTAGAATGTTGTGAAGAAGATGAGTTATCCGACGTAGAATCACTGAGAAAATTGGTCATAATGGAGAGGCAAAGGGCCAATGTGGCTTGTAGGGAGCTTGAGAAGGAAAGAATGGCAGCGGCATCGGCGGCGGAAGAAGTTGCATTCAATTGGATCAATTTCAAATAA